AGCCAGGGAATTTTTTAATAATTTAAAATTAACTGAAAAAGAACGGATGATTGCCCATCAAATTTTAAAAGAAATTAATGCACGTTTAGGTTTCCTGGTAGATGTAGGTCTGGACTATCTAACTCTTTCCAGATCTGCGGGGACTTTGTCCGGGGGAGAGGCGCAGAGAATACGCCTGGCTACCCAGATAGGCTCAAGTTTAATGGGAGTTTTATATATTCTGGACGAACCCAGCATAGGTTTACATCAAAGAGATAATGATAAATTGCTAAAAACCTTAAAAAATTTAAGAGATTTAGGTAACACACTTATTGTCGTTGAACATGATGAAGATACTATGTATGCTGCTGACCATATTATTGATATAGGCCCTGGAGCCGGGATACATGGTGGTTATGTTGTAGCAGCGGGCACGGTAGAGGAGATTAAAAAATCTGAAAAATCTGAAACAGGACTATATCTCAGCGGGAAGAAAAAAATAGAGGTTCCCAATAATAGAAGGAAGCCTAATGGAAAATGGTTGAACATTGTCGGAGCTGGAGAAAATAATCTAAAAAACGTTAACGTAAAGGTACCTCTTGGTGTATTTACATGTGTTACCGGGGTATCAGGCTCTGGAAAAAGTTCTCTTGTCAATGAGATTTTATATAAAAGGCTTGCATGCGAGTTGAACAAAGCTAAAATGAAGCCTGGTATCCATAAAGAAATAAAAGGTCTGGAACATCTTGATAAAGTTATTGATATAGACCAGTCACCTATAGGAAGAACTCCAAGATCTAACCCTGCTACCTATACAGGAGTTTTTACAGATATCAGGGATATTTTTGCTGCTACCAATGAGGCAAAGATGAGAGGGTATAAGCCAGGAAGGTTTAGTTTTAATGTAAAAGGCGGACGTTGTGAGGCTTGCAGCGGAGATGGGATCATAAAAATAGAAATGCATTTTTTACCTGATGTTTATGTACCCTGTGAAGTATGTAAGGGAAAAAGATACAATAGGGAAACTCTCGAGGTAAAGTACAAAGGTAAAAATATTGCTGAGGTATTGGATATGACAGTAGAAGAAGGATTGGAATTTTTCCAACATATTCCCCGTATACAGAAAAAGCTTCAAACACTGTATGATGTTGGTCTGGGGTATATAAAAATCGGACAATCTTCTACCACTCTTTCGGGGGGAGAAGCACAGCGGGTAAAGCTGGCTACCGAACTAAGCAAACGAAGCACAGGGAAAACCATATATATTCTGGATGAACCAACGACAGGCCTTCATATAGCTGATGTTCACAAGCTGATCGGTGTCCTTCAGAGGTTGGTTGATTCAGGCAATACTGTCGTAGTGATTGAGCATAACCTCGATGTAATTAAAACTGCAGACTATATCATAGATCTTGGGCCGGAAGGTGGAGACCGGGGTGGTACAATTGTGTGCCAAGGGACTCCTGAAGAAGTTGCACGATGTGAGCAGTCCTATACCGGACAGTACTTGAAAAAGATATTAAAATAAAAAGCTGTGGGATCAATCCTCACAGCTTTTTATTTCTTTATGTGACAAATTTAATTATCTTCTAGAAGATTAGAAGGTTTCAGTTTTGCATTTTTCTTACTTGGTTTATTATTCTTTTTATTTTGAATTAAGTCATCTAAAAAGTTATCATTCTGGCCTGTGTCATTAAGTTCCGATTGCTGCAAAGAAGAATTATTATTCTCAAAAGGTTGTTGCTGTTGTAGCGGTTGCTGCTGCCCGGTCTGTGGACCATGTTCATTACAATATTCTCCTGACGGTAATTCGTATTTTGCATCCAAAGGTAGTATTGGATTTCCTTTACTATCCAGAATAGGAACATAAGGCTCGGGCCTTACGATGAATACTCGTTCTTCTACAACTTCAGGAGGACAGTATTCGTTTGCTAATAGGTTATTATTCTTATCAACTTTTTCTAATACGTGAACGGTACATTCCTCTTTAGGTTCAGTCCCTTTCTTGAAATATTCGGTGCGTACCCTTGGACCTCTTGGGTCTTTATAACACAATTCTGTTGGTTTCTTGCCATCATCAATACATACCTGTGCCTGAACAATTCCAAGAGGCTGGGGAAAATCCTTGACTTCAAGCCCTTTATGAATTTCATCCATGACTGCACGCCATAGTACGATGGCCGGATTGGTTCCTGAAACCTTTATCTCTTTTGGTTCATCGTAGCCAAACCAGGTGGCAGCTACATAATAGGGAGTGAATCCAACAAACCATCTGTCTTTATCGTCTGATGTGGTACCCGTTTTCCCGGCAGCCGGCATATTGTTTGATAACCTTGCCGGCGTGCCGGTACCTTGCTGGACTACACTCTTTAGCATCTGGGTCATCAAAAAAGCCGTTTGCTCGCTCATGGCTATATGTGTTTTTTTCTTTTTCTCTAGCAAAACTTTTCCTTCATAATCCAATACTTTGGTATAGGTATAGGGAGAGGTATACTTCCCATTGTTTACAAAAGGGACGTAAGCGGCTGTCATTTCTAAAACGGAAATACCATCGGTCAGTCCTCCAAGGGCGAGGGAGTTAAGGTTTTTATCCGTATATATTTTACCATCCTGCCGTTTTTCCCGCTCAACCAGTGAAGTTATGGCGACATTGGTTTTTAAAAAATTAAACGAATTATCAATTCCCAGTTTGTCTAAAACTTTGACTGCCGGTATATTTCTGGACCATTCAATAGCGGTCCTGATAGGTGTAAGACCATGAAACTTATTGTCATAATTTTTAGGAGACCATCCGTTTATAGTAATAGGCACGTCATCAATCACTGTTGCAGGAGTAATTAAACCGTATTCCAATGCGGGAGCGTATACTCCAATGGGCTTTATGGCGGAACCGGGCTGGCGGACAGTCTGGGTAGCCCGGTTTAAGGTGCGCTTTGCAGTTTTTTCACCTCTTCCGCCAACCATACCTTTTACTTGTCCGGTGTACGGGTCCATGATTAACATGGCAGCTTCCGGTTGTATATCTCCTTTAATTTGCGGAAAGTTTTTAGGATCTTTAAAAACTTTGTCCATAGCATTCTGTATTGTAGGGTCTATGGTTGCATAGATTTTTAATCCGCCTGTATATAACATTTTTGAAGCTATGGCTTTAGAATATCCTTTTTCTTTCTGCAAATCGTTCAACACATCATTAATAACCTGGTCTACAAAATATGACTGTTTACTGGTACGTTGTTGGTTTGAACCTTTTTTAAAGTTTAACTTTTCATTTAAAGCCTTTTCATATTCGTCTTTATTGATATAGCCAAGTTCAAACATTTTCTTTAAAACAATTTCCTGCTTTTTCTTATTGTTCTCAGGATTGATAAATGGGTCATAATAAGTAGGATATTGTGTAATACCGGCAATGGATGCTGCCTCTGCAAGCGTTAACTCGCTTACATCTTTATCAAAATAGGTGTTGGCAGCTGCCTGAACACCATTAGTTCCCTGGCTTAAGTAGATGGTATTCAGGTAAAGTTCTAAAATTTGATCTTTAGAGTATTTTTTTTCAAGATTAATAGCTCTCCACATTTCCTGTATTTTTCTCTTTTCTGATACCTCTTTATCGCCGGTAAGGTTCTTAACAAGCTGCTGGGTGATCGTGCTGCCGCCGTAAGATGCATCACGTTTGAAGACATAATTGATGGTTGCACCCAATGTCCTTTTGATATCGACCCCAAAGTGTTTCCTAAATCTTTCGTCTTCTATCGCAATAAAAGCGTTTTTCAGATGCTCGGGAATGGAATTGATATCTACCCAGACCCTGTTTTCCTCTCCATATAACCGTTCCAACTCTTTAGCTTCACCGGTTTTAGGATCAATATAATACACGAAAGAGGTAAAGTTAAGCTTGAGATCATCAATGTTTAATTCCTTAGTAGTATCTATGTAGCCATATAAAGTACCACCTAAAATTCCTGCAGTTGCAACTCCTGCAAATAGTCCGATTATTAAAAGTATTTTAAAGAATACAGAAAAAAATCTAAAGGTTCCTTTTTTATCTTTATTTGATTTCTGCCCCTTTTTTGGAGACATATTATTTTCTGGCATATATATCCTCCTACCTGTTACTATATAAAAACCTATATCCATCATATTATAACATAAAAATGTACTAAATGAATTAAAAAAATATTAAAAAAAGCTTTAGTTCTAAATAAAGCGAATGTTAAAGTATCGATAACTATATATTTACTGATAATGATTTTACATGGCAGATAAAGTAAATAAGTTCACAGTTCACGGTTCACAGTAAAAGCTATTAAATCGTTTACTACTGTGAACTGAGAACTGTTAACTGTGAACTATATAATATCAAAATCATAAATAGATTAATGCAGTTATCGATGAAATTCGCGAAGTTTGTATTAAGGAAATATTGAATTTTAAACTTCGCTCATTATAAGCATATATAATTATAACCTAATAGCTGAATTTTATATAAAATGAGTATATTTTTTCTTATCCTTGTAAATAATACTTACAAAATACATACATGGAGGTATTATTATGGCAAGAAGAAGGTCCTACAGGTTAGTGACATTCTGTTGCTTTATCATTTTACTGATAAGTTTTGGTTTTGGATATTATATCAATACGCCAGATAGGTCAAATAATAAGGACAATAAGCAAGTTGCCCAAAATGACAAATCAAATGCAGGAGAGACTGAAAAAATAGAAAAAAGTAATCTTGAAGAAAAAGTAAATATTGATAACCCAAACCATGAAGGTGGTGAGGGTGAAGCTAATAATGAAGGTATAATTGAACCGGTAAATATAGATATTCAAAAACAAAGAATTACTATTAACACAAGGGTAACTTTTAAACGCAATTATTTAAAATGTAACCATCAACTAACAGAAGAAGTCAATGCACCTCAAGATTTGATAAATCTTACTGAGGAAGAATTAAAAAAGCTTTATCCTAACTGGAAGTTAGAAAGTTTCGGTAGTGAACGGGTAGTACTTTCTACCGATGTTGATGAGCAATGTCCAAACCACTATATCGTAAAAGAATATGATGGGAAAGTAGGATTGTTCTATCAAATTCCTGTAAATGGGAAAGATTTTATACGTGATATCGGAAATATAAATATTGAACAGCTTAGACAGGATGACAGGGAAAAATTGAAAAAAGGTATAGCAGTTGATTCTGATGAAGAATTGGCACAGCTTCTTGAAGATTTTACAAGTTAAAAAATATCAACTTTTAAAGATATGAAATTTTAGTTGAGCGTATACAGAAAAAATGAGACATAGGGACATATAATAAAAAACATTGCTAGACATGCACACATTGAAATGAATTTTCATATATTTATATGGAATCATTATTTCCGGAGGTGTCTTAGCAATGTTTTCAGTTTTCTTAACGGTTTTTTCAGTTACTCTAAAGTATATTTTCCTGCTAGTTTCCTATGTATCAAATACAAATTCATTTCCTCAGCCTTTGTCAACTGAAGAAGAGCAGATGTATGATGTTATATCCATTAGCTTTTCTTCAACAAGTGCTTCTAAAACATCCGTACGTACATTGCTATTATCACAGCGAACACCACCGGAAATACTTTTATTATTACATACGTAGTAACTAACTAATTCTTGAATCGGTACTTTTTTTACATGTAATTAAATATATAAGTTATTCTATTACAGATTATGTTAAAACTCAATATTTGTTATTACAATAAGAAAATTACATAAAATATGGATATACTTGGTTTATTATGATATAATAAATCTACAATAATTTTGGAGGTATATGGTTATGGGACAAACTGTTGATGTTAATAGTGTAAAAAATGATATTGATAGAATTAAGGATCAAATTATTTCTCACTATGCTCCTTCAAAGATTATACTTTTTGGTTCACAAGCTAAAGGAACTGCTACAAGCAAAAGTGATATTGACTTATGTATAATTAAAGATACTGACAACAAGAAAGAATTGTTAACGGATATGTATCTAAATGTTGAAAGTAATAAGCCGTTTGATTTACTTCTTTATACAACCGATGAATGGTACGACTGTGTAAATGATACTACTAGTTTTGCATATCTAATTAATAAGAAAGGAATTACCATATATGGTTGACAGCTCGAGATATGTTGATTGGCTTGAAAAAGCGCAAAGAGATATAAAATCAGCGAAAGTACTAAAGCAAAATGATTGTGGCAATGATGTAGTTGCATTTCATTGTCAGCAAGCTGTAGAGAAAGCCCTCAAAGGCTACTTGCTCAAAAAAACTGGACAGATTGTCGAAGGACATAGTCTTATTTATTTGTGTAAGGAAGCATCAGGATATAACAGTGGTTTCAAAACAAAATTAAAAGATTGCGCCTTTGTTAATCAATACTATATTGAGACACGTTATCCAGCGGATATACCTCTTATTGTATCAGATGAAGAAGCTGAAGAATGTATTGCTATTTCTGAAGACATCTATAAAATTGTGAATGATAATATTTGAAGATGTCAAGGATGTCAAGGGGACGGGGCACGGTAAATTCATGAACCCACATCCTGCCAAAACTCTTTTTACAAGGTTTTTTAAAAAATGCCATTTCAACATTCATTTTTATAAGATGAGCCGTATTTTTAATGTGTTCCCCAGTTTACACTGAACAGGAAAAAGAAGCGTCCGGGGATTCGAACAATGCTATCTAAAAAAGGGTATACTCTATTAACCAGATGTTCCTTTCCGGAGATATCCAGTGTATACTGAGTATGCTTTTAAAGCGCATTAATCTTACTTGCATGTGATAGGGGAAAGCCTCACATCTACCCATTTATCATACTTTGGGTAGACCTCAGGCCTACCCCTATCACAAGTCAAATTATTGATGGTTCATGGTTCAGCCAAAGTTTATTCTTAATATATAATCTAGATACTCTTCATCTAATAACGAATGTACTTTTCTTATTTTTAAACTTTTTTTCGGATATCTTGCTTCATCTTTCCTTACCATATTTAATGAAAGTCTTTTGAGCATCGCAAGGTTTTCAGGCGCTTTTCCTTTTCTGGTTTTGCAAGCGTCTTTACTAAAGGTTGCATCAAGAGACCAATGCATACTCTCAATTCCCCAGTGCTGCCTTACTGCTTTTGCATATTCTATTACAGAGTTTACGCTCCCAAAATGAAAAGCTTTTTCCTCTGTTTTATTTCCCTTCTCTTCAGTTCTCCTGACAACCATTCCAATACCATTCATCTTTTCCCATTCTTCTTTTGCATCCATCCATTTTATATCGGTAGAGTAGTAATATATTCTTTCCTCAATTCTGCCATGCCCCTTCTCAAAAGTCCTATAGGTTGTCAATAACCCCGTCCCCTTGGCACCCTTAAGATATGAAATTTTAGTTGAGCGTATACAGAAAAAATGAGACATAGGGACATATAATAAAAACATTGCTAGACATGCACACATTGAAATGAATTTTCATATATTTATATGGAATCATTATTTCCGGAGGTGTCTTAGCAATGTTTTCAGTTTTCTTAACGGTTTTTTCAGTTACTCTAAAGTATATTTTCCTGCTAGTTTCCTATGTATCAAATACAAATTCATTTCCTCAGCCTTTGTCAACTGAAGAAGAGCAGATGTATCTTGAAAGGTATAGGGCCGGTGATGAAGAGGCAAAGAACGTACTAATAGAAAGAAACCTCAGGCTTGTGGCACATATCATAAAAAAATACAGCACTACGGGAAAAGATAGCGATGACCTTATATCTATCGGTACTATCGGTTTAATAAAAGCAATTACTACCTTTGATGCTGATAAAGGTACCAGATTGGCCACCTATGCAGCTCGATGCATAGAAAATGAAATTTTAATGACAATAAGAGCGGGAAAGAAAATGCAAAATGAGGTTTCCCTGCATGATCCTATCGGGGTTGACAAGGAGGGAAATGAGATCGCACTTATAGATATCATCAGCAATGATGGTGAGTCAGTACTGGAAGAGGTAGAACTAAAAATGCAGGTAAAAAAATTGTATAATAAAATGAAGAATATCTTAAAGAATAGGGAGAAATTAGTTCTACAATTGAGGTATGGATTATTAAATGGAAACGTTAAGACACAGCGCGAAATAGCACAGATGCTCGGAATTTCTCGTTCCTATGTTTCAAGAATAGAAAAGAAGGCAATTAAAAAGCTGGGTAAAGAATTAAAAACCGAGAATAGTCTATAGGTTGCTATTAGAAGAATATATAAAAAATGAATCATAGTGCAGGTACAGAAGTTAAGAAGTTGTTGTGCAAGTATTAGAGGGGCAACATTTTGATAGCTACTTAACTTCTGTGTCTGGCACTATGTATGTGCGCTAGGCTGCAGGTTCCAGGTTTTGTACAAACTTATAAAAATCCTCGTAGGTTCCTTTATATGTGCACTCAATAGTACCCTCATCTCTATTAATCATATAGTCTGTAATGAGAAAGGTTTGAATTCCCAGGGATGAAGCAATAAGGTCTTCTTGTACATCATTACCAACCATCATGCATTGATGAGGCAGCTTATTAATCTCTTTCAGGATTTCTTCGTAATATTTAATTTGAGGCTTACAATAGTGGCTATCTTCGTAGGACGTAATAAATGAAAATTGTTCGGGTTTAAAACCAGCCCATTTTATTCTATGTTCTATAGCTTTTCTAGGAAATAAAGGGTTTGTCGCTAATACTAACTGGTACCCTTTATCTATAAGTATATCTATACTTTCTTTCATGATAGGCACGCTGTTTACTGATTTCCTGGTTTTTAAAAATCCACTATCATAGAAGGCGTCAAAGCGTTTTTTATATACATCAATATCACCGTCTATAAGCTTAGAAAACTTATCCATAAAAACTTCTTCATTCGTTTTGTGTTCAACATTTTGCACCATAGCTTCTGTAGCAGTCCAGATATATTTGAATAGTTTTTCAGGTGCTATAATATCGGAAAAAGCAATTCCCATTTCATGAAAATAAATTTTCATAAAATGGTCTATATCCAGCGGCAAAAGAGTACCATCCAAATCAAATAAAAAAGTATCAATCATATCATAAGACCTCCAATTTTAAATGTTATATAAGCTGCAAAAAATATTCCTATTATTATCTCTGCAAAAGTTTTGTACTATTTGCTTATACGTAGTTCATTATAACATGTTCATACTTATCTTTCAAAGAAATTTAATTTTTGCTTTGTTTATATATCAACAAAATTTATTAAAAGATTTTGATATAAATTGACAATACAAGACTAATCATATAATATAAAATTCAATTTTAATAAACTATGTATAATACGCTCATTAATGAAAAAACAAATTACCAGCAGTGGTAGTTAGAATTTTATAAGCGCAATAGGAAAGTGAGAGATACAGTTGAATAGATTTTTTGAATTAACCATCACTGAAGATATGGCTGGAAAAACTATTAAGGAAATATTATATGATTATTATGATATGTCTGCAAGACTCATTAACAGGTTGAAATTAAGCAACGGTATTTTGTTAAATGGTAAAAGCCAGTTTGTAACTGCCATTGTTCATCAGGGAGATATTTTAAAGATATCCTTACCTTTGGAAACTTCTTTAAATATTGTAGCTACTGCAATGCCTTTAGAGATAGTATACGAGGATCATGATATAATGGTAATTGATAAACCGCCGAATTTGCCTGTACATCCCAGTCAGGGGAATTACAGCAATACACTGGCAAATGGTGTAATGTACTACTGGCAGCAAAAAGGATTTAACCATATATACCGGCCGGTGAACCGGTTAGACAAAGATACGTCAGGGTTGATTATTATCGCCAAGAATCAATATGCTCACCAGCAATTTGCTAACCAGATTACTAACAAACAGTTGAAAAGAAAATATATTGCAATTGTACACGGAAACGTTGCACAAGAAAAAGGTACTATTGATTTACCTATTGCAAGAAAAGAGGGAAGCACTATAGAACGTATGGTTAGTGAAGACGGTCAACAGGCTGTTACGCATTATAAAGTACTAAAAAGAGTGGATAATTTTACAGTAATTGAACTGGTGCTTCAAACAGGCCGGACGCACCAGATAAGAGTACATATGAGCTATATAGGGCATCCTCTTGTGGGAGACTGGCTCTATGGAAAAGAAGAGCAAGAACTAATCTCACGTCAAGCTCTTCATTCATACAGCCTGGAATTTATACATCCGGTAAGCAGGCAGGTTATGAATTTTAAAAGCGATATTCCTGGAGACATGAGAAAATTAATAGAAAATGTATAGCACATAATTGATATTAAAAAAATGCTGTTCTACCTATGAGGTATTTTAATTTAACTATATAATGTTATTTTATATTTAGAAAATAGCAATTTTTTATAGAGGAAATTTATGCTAAATGTTGAATATATGCATAGGGGATGGTTATAAATTTCTAGAGGTGTTTTTATGAAGAATATCTATACAGTCCTAATTATAGTTCTATTCATAATTTTTACATCTGCTTTCGCCTTTTCAATTTTTTATTTTCAAAAAAGTGATTTAACTCTTTCTGCTGACAGTATGCCAAAAGATAATACAAAAAGGCCGGAGTACCACTTTGCTATTATTGCCCAAAATACGGATGATCCCTTTTGGCAGTCTGTTAAGAAAGGAACCCTGGAAGCTGCTAGGGCATTTAATGTGGCTGTTGAGTTTAATGGGCCACGTTTTACAAATATTGTTGAAGAACTTCAGTACTTGGATATTGCTATTGCGTCCAGGGTAGACGGGATAGCAACCCATGTCCTTGATGATAAACAATTTACTCCCCTTATAGACAAAGCAGTAAATATGAACATTCCCGTTGTCACCATTGAAACTGACGCAAAAACCAGTAAGCGGTCATCCTTTATTGGCACCAATAGCTTTAAATTGGGCGATGAAGGCGGCAAGCTAATAGCGGAAGCTGCCGGAGGAAAAGCCAAGGTTGCGGTGATACTTAACAGCTATAGTGATGATGGAGAAAATATAGCACAGAATCTAAGGGTTGCCGGGTTTCGGGATGCCATTAAAAATTATCCCGAGATTGAGATCAAGACGGTGCAGTCATCCAGGATGGGGATTTTTAGTGCCGAAGAGGTTACCCAGGAAATTCTGAATAAATTTCCCGATGTTAATGCTATCTTTTGCACAAGTTCCAAGGATACTATCGGTGCTGCGCAGGTTATAGTAGATTTTAACAGGGTTGGAGATGTTACACTCATTGGATACAGCGATTTGAAGGAAGTGCTGCGCTATGTTGAAAAAGGTGTTATCTATGGCACGGTAATAAGCAATCCCGTTAATATGGGGTATGAAAGCATTAAGGCTCTTGTAGAATTAAAAAAGAAAAAACGCACATCGTCTTATGTTGAC
This is a stretch of genomic DNA from Petroclostridium xylanilyticum. It encodes these proteins:
- the uvrA gene encoding excinuclease ABC subunit UvrA; this encodes MSRNSIFIKGAREHNLKNIDVEIPRDKFVVLTGLSGSGKSSLAFDTIYAEGQRRYVESLSAYARQFLGQMEKPDVDYIEGLSPAISIDQKTTSKNPRSTVGTVTEIYDYLRLLFARIGIPHCPKCGKEINQQTIDQIVDNILALEERTKIQILAPIVRARKGEHQKVFEDAKRNGYVRVRVDGEVRELSEQIKLDKNKKHNIEIVIDRLIVREDIRKRLADSLETALQLSGGIVIVDVIDGKEIIFSQNYACSDCGISMEELSPRMFSFNSPFGACSQCSGLGTLMKIDPDMVIPDRTKSISEGAINAGGWNTANEESMSRMFFEALSQHYGFSLDTPVKDLPEKIIDIILYGTKGEKVKVSYEREYGNGSFYAPFEGVINNLERRYRETQSDWMRSELESLMSTNPCPECNGARLKKESLGVTINNKNIFEVTQMSIIEAREFFNNLKLTEKERMIAHQILKEINARLGFLVDVGLDYLTLSRSAGTLSGGEAQRIRLATQIGSSLMGVLYILDEPSIGLHQRDNDKLLKTLKNLRDLGNTLIVVEHDEDTMYAADHIIDIGPGAGIHGGYVVAAGTVEEIKKSEKSETGLYLSGKKKIEVPNNRRKPNGKWLNIVGAGENNLKNVNVKVPLGVFTCVTGVSGSGKSSLVNEILYKRLACELNKAKMKPGIHKEIKGLEHLDKVIDIDQSPIGRTPRSNPATYTGVFTDIRDIFAATNEAKMRGYKPGRFSFNVKGGRCEACSGDGIIKIEMHFLPDVYVPCEVCKGKRYNRETLEVKYKGKNIAEVLDMTVEEGLEFFQHIPRIQKKLQTLYDVGLGYIKIGQSSTTLSGGEAQRVKLATELSKRSTGKTIYILDEPTTGLHIADVHKLIGVLQRLVDSGNTVVVIEHNLDVIKTADYIIDLGPEGGDRGGTIVCQGTPEEVARCEQSYTGQYLKKILK
- a CDS encoding transglycosylase domain-containing protein, giving the protein MPENNMSPKKGQKSNKDKKGTFRFFSVFFKILLIIGLFAGVATAGILGGTLYGYIDTTKELNIDDLKLNFTSFVYYIDPKTGEAKELERLYGEENRVWVDINSIPEHLKNAFIAIEDERFRKHFGVDIKRTLGATINYVFKRDASYGGSTITQQLVKNLTGDKEVSEKRKIQEMWRAINLEKKYSKDQILELYLNTIYLSQGTNGVQAAANTYFDKDVSELTLAEAASIAGITQYPTYYDPFINPENNKKKQEIVLKKMFELGYINKDEYEKALNEKLNFKKGSNQQRTSKQSYFVDQVINDVLNDLQKEKGYSKAIASKMLYTGGLKIYATIDPTIQNAMDKVFKDPKNFPQIKGDIQPEAAMLIMDPYTGQVKGMVGGRGEKTAKRTLNRATQTVRQPGSAIKPIGVYAPALEYGLITPATVIDDVPITINGWSPKNYDNKFHGLTPIRTAIEWSRNIPAVKVLDKLGIDNSFNFLKTNVAITSLVEREKRQDGKIYTDKNLNSLALGGLTDGISVLEMTAAYVPFVNNGKYTSPYTYTKVLDYEGKVLLEKKKKTHIAMSEQTAFLMTQMLKSVVQQGTGTPARLSNNMPAAGKTGTTSDDKDRWFVGFTPYYVAATWFGYDEPKEIKVSGTNPAIVLWRAVMDEIHKGLEVKDFPQPLGIVQAQVCIDDGKKPTELCYKDPRGPRVRTEYFKKGTEPKEECTVHVLEKVDKNNNLLANEYCPPEVVEERVFIVRPEPYVPILDSKGNPILPLDAKYELPSGEYCNEHGPQTGQQQPLQQQQPFENNNSSLQQSELNDTGQNDNFLDDLIQNKKNNKPSKKNAKLKPSNLLEDN
- a CDS encoding BofC C-terminal domain-containing protein: MARRRSYRLVTFCCFIILLISFGFGYYINTPDRSNNKDNKQVAQNDKSNAGETEKIEKSNLEEKVNIDNPNHEGGEGEANNEGIIEPVNIDIQKQRITINTRVTFKRNYLKCNHQLTEEVNAPQDLINLTEEELKKLYPNWKLESFGSERVVLSTDVDEQCPNHYIVKEYDGKVGLFYQIPVNGKDFIRDIGNINIEQLRQDDREKLKKGIAVDSDEELAQLLEDFTS
- a CDS encoding recombinase zinc beta ribbon domain-containing protein; the protein is MQELVSYYVCNNKSISGGVRCDNSNVRTDVLEALVEEKLMDITSYICSSSVDKG
- a CDS encoding nucleotidyltransferase domain-containing protein, whose product is MGQTVDVNSVKNDIDRIKDQIISHYAPSKIILFGSQAKGTATSKSDIDLCIIKDTDNKKELLTDMYLNVESNKPFDLLLYTTDEWYDCVNDTTSFAYLINKKGITIYG
- a CDS encoding HEPN domain-containing protein, encoding MVDSSRYVDWLEKAQRDIKSAKVLKQNDCGNDVVAFHCQQAVEKALKGYLLKKTGQIVEGHSLIYLCKEASGYNSGFKTKLKDCAFVNQYYIETRYPADIPLIVSDEEAEECIAISEDIYKIVNDNI
- a CDS encoding ISAs1 family transposase, whose product is MTTYRTFEKGHGRIEERIYYYSTDIKWMDAKEEWEKMNGIGMVVRRTEEKGNKTEEKAFHFGSVNSVIEYAKAVRQHWGIESMHWSLDATFSKDACKTRKGKAPENLAMLKRLSLNMVRKDEARYPKKSLKIRKVHSLLDEEYLDYILRINFG
- the sigK gene encoding RNA polymerase sporulation sigma factor SigK, with protein sequence MFSVFLTVFSVTLKYIFLLVSYVSNTNSFPQPLSTEEEQMYLERYRAGDEEAKNVLIERNLRLVAHIIKKYSTTGKDSDDLISIGTIGLIKAITTFDADKGTRLATYAARCIENEILMTIRAGKKMQNEVSLHDPIGVDKEGNEIALIDIISNDGESVLEEVELKMQVKKLYNKMKNILKNREKLVLQLRYGLLNGNVKTQREIAQMLGISRSYVSRIEKKAIKKLGKELKTENSL
- a CDS encoding HAD family hydrolase encodes the protein MIDTFLFDLDGTLLPLDIDHFMKIYFHEMGIAFSDIIAPEKLFKYIWTATEAMVQNVEHKTNEEVFMDKFSKLIDGDIDVYKKRFDAFYDSGFLKTRKSVNSVPIMKESIDILIDKGYQLVLATNPLFPRKAIEHRIKWAGFKPEQFSFITSYEDSHYCKPQIKYYEEILKEINKLPHQCMMVGNDVQEDLIASSLGIQTFLITDYMINRDEGTIECTYKGTYEDFYKFVQNLEPAA
- a CDS encoding RluA family pseudouridine synthase, with protein sequence MNRFFELTITEDMAGKTIKEILYDYYDMSARLINRLKLSNGILLNGKSQFVTAIVHQGDILKISLPLETSLNIVATAMPLEIVYEDHDIMVIDKPPNLPVHPSQGNYSNTLANGVMYYWQQKGFNHIYRPVNRLDKDTSGLIIIAKNQYAHQQFANQITNKQLKRKYIAIVHGNVAQEKGTIDLPIARKEGSTIERMVSEDGQQAVTHYKVLKRVDNFTVIELVLQTGRTHQIRVHMSYIGHPLVGDWLYGKEEQELISRQALHSYSLEFIHPVSRQVMNFKSDIPGDMRKLIENV
- a CDS encoding sugar-binding protein; this translates as MPKDNTKRPEYHFAIIAQNTDDPFWQSVKKGTLEAARAFNVAVEFNGPRFTNIVEELQYLDIAIASRVDGIATHVLDDKQFTPLIDKAVNMNIPVVTIETDAKTSKRSSFIGTNSFKLGDEGGKLIAEAAGGKAKVAVILNSYSDDGENIAQNLRVAGFRDAIKNYPEIEIKTVQSSRMGIFSAEEVTQEILNKFPDVNAIFCTSSKDTIGAAQVIVDFNRVGDVTLIGYSDLKEVLRYVEKGVIYGTVISNPVNMGYESIKALVELKKKKRTSSYVDTGVSVVTGKNLAEYNKMMETEKGQDLLK